From Bombus vancouverensis nearcticus chromosome 15, iyBomVanc1_principal, whole genome shotgun sequence, the proteins below share one genomic window:
- the LOC117166345 gene encoding protein D2: MKYSMIIGILVCGIHIITGTDTRTKFEEAQIVPDILDTAPTEKIEVKYGDKAIDFGNELTPTETQTIPEIHYKHEGGVLYTLVMTDPDVPTRKGYNREFRHWLVGNIPEENVAKGEVLAEYVGPAPPKGSGKHRYVFLVYKQNQGSITFDERRLSNRDGPQRRRFNIKKFAEKYNLEGPIAGNFMWVEYDDNVPTYAKLLGL, from the exons ATGAAGTATTCCATGATAATAG GAATTCTTGTCTGCGGTATCCATATTATCACCGGTACAGATACTCGTACAAAATTTGAGGAAGCACAAATCGTACCCGATATACTAGACACGGCACCAACAGAGAAGATCGAG GTCAAGTACGGAGACAAAGCGATCGATTTTGGAAATGAGTTAACTCCCACGGAGACGCAAACGATTCCAGAGATTCATTACAAGCACGAAGGGGGAGTACTTTACACGCTTGTAATGACAG ATCCTGACGTACCGACTAGGAAGGGATACAATCGAGAATTTCGACATTGGTTGGTCGGAAATATTCCAGAAGAAAATGTCGCGAAAGGAGAGGTACTAGCGGAATATGTTGGTCCAGCGCCGCCAAAAGGTAGCGGTAAACATCGATATGTCTTTCTCGTTTACAAGCAGAATCAAGGATCCATTACATTCGACGAGAGAAGGCTGAGCAACAG GGATGGTCCTCAACGAAGGCGATTCAACATAAAGAAGTTCGCAGAGAAATACAACTTGGAAGGACCAATAGCAGGAAACTTTATGTGGGTGGAGTACGACGATAACGTGCCGACATACGCGAAACTTTTAGGATTATAA
- the LOC117166344 gene encoding protein D2 isoform X2 has product MAQALQTHGVVPDVIDKVPQNVLQVTYPNNLAIEIGKVLTPTQVKDPPSVKWDGDASVFYTLCMTDPDAPSRKEPKFREWHHWLVGNIPGSDVSKGEVLSQYIGSGPPEGTGLHRYVFLLYKQPQKLTFDEPRLTNRSGDNRANFSIKKFAAKYKLGDPIAGNMYQAEFDDYVPLLYKQLGG; this is encoded by the exons ATGGCTCAAGCGTTGCAAACTCATGGTGTCGTACCCGACGTTATAGACAAGGTCCCACAAAATGTACTACAGGTCACCTATCCAAATAACCTTGCCATTGAAATTGGCAAAGTGTTGACTCCGACACAGGTGAAAGATCCACCTTCTGTTAAGTGGGATGGCGATGCAAGTGTTTTCTATACCCTTTGTATGACTG ATCCAGATGCACCAAGCCGCAAAGAACCAAAGTTTCGTGAATGGCACCACTGGTTGGTAGGAAACATTCCTGGTTCTGACGTTTCCAAAGGTGAAGTACTCTCTCAGTACATCGGTTCAGGTCCACCAGAAGGCACCGGACTTCATCGCTATGTGTTCCTTTTGTATAAGCAGCCTCAAAAGCTTACATTCGACGAACCTCGTCTGACTAATCGCAGTGGGGATAATCGAgcaaatttttctattaaaaaatttgcTGCAAAATACAAACTGGGAGACCCTATTGCTGGAAACATGTACCAGGCAGAATTTGACGATTATGTTCCACTTTTATATAAACAATTGGGAGGTTAA
- the LOC117166344 gene encoding protein D2 isoform X1 produces the protein MLLSINATSLIARKPLVEIGTRLLSSMAQALQTHGVVPDVIDKVPQNVLQVTYPNNLAIEIGKVLTPTQVKDPPSVKWDGDASVFYTLCMTDPDAPSRKEPKFREWHHWLVGNIPGSDVSKGEVLSQYIGSGPPEGTGLHRYVFLLYKQPQKLTFDEPRLTNRSGDNRANFSIKKFAAKYKLGDPIAGNMYQAEFDDYVPLLYKQLGG, from the exons ATGCTGCTTTCAATTAACGCAA CTTCATTAATTGCAAGGAAACCTCTCGTTGAAATTGGAACTCGTCTTTTGTCTTCCATGGCTCAAGCGTTGCAAACTCATGGTGTCGTACCCGACGTTATAGACAAGGTCCCACAAAATGTACTACAGGTCACCTATCCAAATAACCTTGCCATTGAAATTGGCAAAGTGTTGACTCCGACACAGGTGAAAGATCCACCTTCTGTTAAGTGGGATGGCGATGCAAGTGTTTTCTATACCCTTTGTATGACTG ATCCAGATGCACCAAGCCGCAAAGAACCAAAGTTTCGTGAATGGCACCACTGGTTGGTAGGAAACATTCCTGGTTCTGACGTTTCCAAAGGTGAAGTACTCTCTCAGTACATCGGTTCAGGTCCACCAGAAGGCACCGGACTTCATCGCTATGTGTTCCTTTTGTATAAGCAGCCTCAAAAGCTTACATTCGACGAACCTCGTCTGACTAATCGCAGTGGGGATAATCGAgcaaatttttctattaaaaaatttgcTGCAAAATACAAACTGGGAGACCCTATTGCTGGAAACATGTACCAGGCAGAATTTGACGATTATGTTCCACTTTTATATAAACAATTGGGAGGTTAA